The Geoglobus acetivorans genome window below encodes:
- a CDS encoding VIT1/CCC1 transporter family protein has translation MIVRRVIEKLLGKDRAAKFRIYSNVTDLSSISRRYFVIGFFDGVLTIMGLVLGAHLSGEANATVIFSAGIATSLALGISSGWGAYEAERVEQTLSALEKRRALLKMDGEQCLIDDAHDFAMKVSSFVHAIAPIPAGVLPLVPYLFLEENMAFLVSLLTGFTLLFIVGVSMGRVSRSNLIKSGARMVLAGVATLLIVTLLSPAHF, from the coding sequence ATGATTGTGCGCAGAGTCATAGAGAAATTGCTCGGTAAAGATAGGGCGGCCAAGTTCAGGATATACTCCAATGTTACCGACCTTTCATCGATTTCGAGAAGGTATTTCGTGATAGGTTTTTTCGACGGTGTTCTGACGATCATGGGCCTGGTTCTTGGAGCACATTTGAGTGGTGAGGCGAATGCCACCGTCATCTTCTCAGCCGGAATTGCAACCTCTCTCGCCCTTGGCATATCGAGCGGGTGGGGTGCTTATGAGGCAGAGAGGGTGGAACAGACTCTATCGGCACTGGAAAAGCGGAGAGCTTTGCTCAAGATGGATGGTGAGCAATGCCTGATTGATGATGCACATGATTTTGCAATGAAGGTGAGTAGCTTCGTCCATGCCATTGCACCGATTCCTGCTGGAGTGCTCCCTCTCGTTCCTTACCTCTTTCTTGAAGAAAATATGGCGTTTCTGGTATCTCTCCTTACTGGATTCACGCTGCTTTTTATTGTAGGCGTTTCTATGGGGCGCGTATCCAGGTCAAATCTGATCAAATCCGGAGCCAGAATGGTGCTTGCGGGAGTTGC
- the cysS gene encoding cysteine--tRNA ligase, producing the protein MKLFDTMRKDLTELNLENEVRIYVCGITAYDYSHIGHARNVVIFDTLRRYLEFKGHRVKIVQNFTDIDDKIINRAVKEGKKALEISCKYINEFLKDVEELNVKGCIRPKVSEYIPQIISAVEKLIEKGYAYTVRKDNGYDVYFHVPAFESYGKLSGLSTQELERHRIEPDPQKKDKRDFALWKSAKEEDFNAESYFDSPWGPGRPGWHIECSIMSSDILGVPFDIHGGGMDLVFPHHENERAQSYALFDTEPVRYWIHNNFITVNGEKMSKSLGNIVKIRDVVEKYGGLALRYLLISAHYRHPLDYSEEKVIEAKKSYEYLQNSLRNADMEIAHIKTFQGGREGEEIPSLRDGFVEALENDFNTPRALAVMHELASNINSRQFSASLKSLEKAFDELYTMMDIMGLIKDYGRSPVLGEDDREKITEREEARKRKDFKTADMIRDGFKKRGIILVDTKHGTRWYVA; encoded by the coding sequence ATGAAACTTTTCGACACCATGAGAAAAGACTTGACCGAACTGAATCTTGAAAATGAGGTAAGAATTTATGTTTGTGGCATAACCGCCTACGACTACTCACACATCGGCCATGCGAGGAACGTCGTTATTTTCGATACACTCAGAAGATATCTGGAATTCAAAGGACATAGAGTTAAAATTGTACAGAATTTTACAGACATTGACGACAAAATCATCAACAGAGCGGTCAAGGAGGGAAAAAAAGCCTTGGAAATATCATGCAAATACATCAACGAATTCCTGAAAGACGTAGAAGAGCTTAATGTAAAGGGATGCATAAGACCAAAGGTGTCGGAATACATCCCTCAAATAATCAGTGCAGTGGAAAAGCTCATTGAAAAAGGTTACGCATACACTGTCAGGAAAGACAACGGCTACGACGTTTATTTCCACGTACCGGCATTTGAGAGTTACGGAAAGCTATCAGGTTTAAGTACTCAGGAGCTCGAAAGGCACAGAATCGAGCCAGATCCGCAAAAAAAAGATAAAAGAGACTTCGCTCTGTGGAAGTCTGCAAAAGAAGAAGATTTCAATGCAGAATCATATTTCGACTCACCATGGGGACCCGGAAGACCGGGATGGCACATAGAGTGCAGCATCATGTCCTCAGATATTCTCGGAGTTCCGTTTGACATACATGGCGGGGGCATGGATCTTGTATTCCCGCATCATGAGAATGAAAGAGCGCAGAGCTACGCTCTTTTCGACACCGAGCCCGTCAGATACTGGATCCACAACAACTTCATAACTGTCAACGGAGAAAAGATGAGCAAGAGTCTGGGGAACATAGTGAAAATACGCGATGTTGTGGAGAAATATGGAGGTTTGGCTCTCAGGTACCTCCTCATTTCAGCACATTACAGACATCCTCTCGATTATTCTGAAGAAAAGGTGATTGAAGCAAAGAAATCCTACGAATATCTGCAGAATTCCCTCAGAAATGCCGATATGGAGATCGCACATATAAAGACATTCCAGGGGGGCAGAGAAGGCGAAGAAATACCCTCTCTAAGGGATGGCTTCGTGGAAGCACTGGAAAACGACTTCAACACGCCGAGAGCTTTGGCAGTAATGCATGAACTCGCCTCCAACATAAACAGCAGACAGTTCTCTGCAAGCCTCAAGAGCCTAGAAAAAGCGTTCGATGAGCTTTACACAATGATGGACATAATGGGCCTCATCAAAGATTACGGCCGATCACCGGTACTGGGCGAGGACGACAGAGAGAAGATAACTGAACGGGAGGAGGCGAGAAAAAGGAAGGACTTCAAAACGGCAGACATGATAAGGGACGGGTTCAAAAAAAGAGGAATTATTCTCGTAGATACCAAGCACGGGACAAGATGGTATGTTGCTTAG
- a CDS encoding putative nucleotidyltransferase substrate binding domain-containing protein, which translates to MIPPKELLKKTPPFSYLADNELDELIGAMEINAFEEGETIIPKNTVPGQIFYIYTGRVLIKNDHEEILSSGELFPISLIMSENEYLDADAVAIEDTVCYIFEKQLVKKIALKNSRFKKFFEVFREKKFSELAFDKAIEEVFLKPVSVLISRPPVTCYPSYSVKDAAEIMLKSRVGSVVVTGGGKPSGIFTDTDLKRAVSQKDIDAPVSEYMTRSLITSEIEDPVFEAYVKMMENGITHLIITRNGNLEGVISIKDILSIFEPFAKIVRLYAEMRRAKDFAEMKEIFNEVKREIKVLALRGLSFKDLSRMISSIYDWTYVKVLVELSKEFSLEESFSWINMGSSGRREQIIATDQDNAVITENSLPEDFLEDVNDALDYIGIPKCKAGYMAVKWHYTIDEWKKLFSEWFSNTTPKNLRLLTVFLDMRHMFGNKKLYDELFDHILEIKNKQTMRFLALDAVALEPPIGFFGIKDLEKGIDLKKHAIYPIVNAVRVFAIDNSIQDPNTLARISHLIDVFGESRAEELKESFEYIQNLRLKHQIKSGDNVIKYDELEKLDVAILRESLKIIKNFQKFVKSYYGVDRF; encoded by the coding sequence ATGATACCACCCAAGGAACTGCTGAAGAAGACCCCTCCATTCAGCTATCTGGCAGATAACGAGCTGGATGAATTGATTGGCGCCATGGAGATCAACGCATTCGAGGAGGGAGAGACAATAATCCCAAAAAATACAGTTCCTGGTCAGATATTCTACATTTACACTGGCAGAGTCCTCATCAAAAACGACCATGAAGAAATCCTGTCTTCAGGAGAGCTGTTTCCAATCTCACTAATAATGTCAGAAAATGAATACCTTGACGCCGATGCTGTGGCCATAGAGGATACGGTGTGCTACATATTCGAAAAACAGCTGGTAAAAAAGATTGCCCTCAAAAACAGCAGATTTAAAAAGTTCTTTGAAGTCTTCAGAGAGAAAAAGTTCAGTGAGCTTGCATTTGATAAGGCAATAGAGGAAGTATTCCTCAAACCTGTTTCAGTCCTCATCTCTAGGCCTCCGGTAACCTGTTATCCAAGTTATTCCGTAAAAGACGCTGCAGAAATTATGCTGAAGAGCAGAGTGGGTAGTGTTGTGGTTACAGGGGGTGGAAAACCGTCAGGAATATTCACAGACACTGACCTGAAAAGAGCGGTTTCTCAAAAAGACATAGATGCACCTGTTTCAGAATACATGACACGAAGTCTCATAACTTCAGAGATTGAAGACCCGGTATTTGAAGCATACGTGAAAATGATGGAAAACGGGATCACACATCTCATAATCACCAGAAACGGAAATCTTGAAGGAGTAATTTCAATAAAAGACATTCTGTCAATATTCGAACCATTTGCAAAAATTGTGAGACTTTACGCCGAAATGAGGAGGGCCAAAGACTTTGCAGAAATGAAAGAAATATTTAACGAGGTGAAAAGAGAGATTAAGGTGCTTGCGTTAAGGGGTCTTTCATTCAAGGACCTTTCCAGAATGATAAGCTCGATTTACGACTGGACGTACGTCAAGGTTCTTGTCGAGCTTTCAAAAGAATTTTCACTCGAGGAAAGCTTTTCGTGGATAAACATGGGAAGCAGTGGAAGGAGAGAACAGATAATCGCCACAGACCAGGATAACGCAGTTATAACCGAAAACAGTTTGCCTGAAGATTTTCTGGAGGACGTAAACGATGCTCTTGATTACATCGGAATTCCAAAATGTAAGGCAGGATACATGGCAGTTAAATGGCACTACACCATTGATGAATGGAAAAAACTGTTTTCAGAATGGTTTTCCAACACAACACCGAAAAACCTGCGACTTCTGACAGTTTTCCTGGACATGAGGCACATGTTCGGTAACAAAAAACTGTACGACGAGCTTTTTGACCACATACTTGAAATCAAAAACAAACAGACAATGAGGTTCCTCGCCCTCGATGCGGTGGCTCTTGAACCACCCATAGGGTTTTTCGGAATAAAAGACCTTGAAAAGGGCATAGATCTGAAAAAGCATGCGATATATCCTATTGTGAACGCCGTGAGGGTCTTTGCAATAGATAACAGCATACAGGACCCGAATACGCTTGCCCGCATTTCTCACCTGATAGATGTTTTCGGAGAGAGCCGGGCAGAGGAGCTTAAAGAATCATTCGAATACATCCAGAATCTGAGGCTGAAACACCAGATTAAATCAGGAGATAACGTGATAAAATACGACGAGCTTGAGAAACTCGATGTGGCAATACTGAGGGAGAGTCTCAAAATAATAAAGAATTTCCAGAAATTCGTAAAAAGCTATTACGGAGTTGACAGGTTTTGA
- a CDS encoding proteasome-activating nucleotidase, translated as MVESPAGNEDVMFKLRLLEREYERLKELYKRLEDEKRYVESERIRFEREVRRLRSEIERLRSPPLLVGTVSDVLDDGRVVVKSSTGPKFLVNVSQYVDLSELKPGARVAMHQQTLAIISILPTPKDPMVYGFEVEEKPEVTYSDIGGLDRQIDEVREAVELPLLKPEVFAEIGIEPPKGVLLYGPPGTGKTLIAKAVATETNATFIRVVGSELVQKYIGEGARLVREVFDLAREKAPTILFIDEIDAIAARRTNSDTSGDREVQRTLMQLLAEMDGFDPRGDVKIIGATNRIDILDPAILRPGRFDRIIEIPLPNPEGREQIFKIHSRKMRLADDVDFSRLAEMTEGASGADIKAIVTEAGMFAIKQERARVTMADFERAVEKVLKKDNKPVSFEAKGVMFI; from the coding sequence ATGGTAGAATCTCCAGCCGGAAACGAGGATGTCATGTTCAAGTTAAGATTACTCGAGAGAGAGTATGAAAGGCTTAAAGAACTTTACAAAAGACTTGAAGATGAGAAGAGATATGTAGAATCAGAAAGGATTAGATTCGAAAGAGAAGTTAGAAGGCTTAGGAGCGAAATTGAAAGATTAAGATCACCACCTCTCCTTGTTGGTACCGTTTCAGATGTGCTGGACGATGGACGGGTTGTCGTAAAAAGCTCTACGGGACCAAAATTCCTTGTAAATGTTTCACAGTATGTAGATCTTTCAGAACTGAAACCCGGAGCAAGGGTTGCAATGCATCAGCAAACCCTCGCAATAATTAGCATACTCCCCACCCCGAAAGACCCTATGGTCTATGGATTCGAAGTTGAAGAGAAACCCGAGGTTACATACAGCGATATCGGAGGGCTTGACAGGCAGATCGATGAAGTAAGAGAGGCTGTTGAGCTGCCCCTGCTGAAACCAGAAGTGTTCGCTGAAATCGGGATTGAACCACCGAAAGGTGTACTGCTTTACGGTCCACCTGGCACAGGAAAAACGCTCATCGCAAAGGCGGTGGCAACTGAAACAAATGCTACATTCATCAGAGTCGTCGGCAGTGAACTCGTTCAGAAATACATCGGAGAGGGTGCAAGACTTGTCAGAGAGGTATTCGACCTCGCAAGAGAAAAGGCCCCGACTATACTCTTCATTGACGAAATAGACGCAATAGCCGCAAGGAGGACCAACAGCGATACCAGTGGTGACAGGGAAGTACAGAGAACACTAATGCAGCTTCTGGCGGAAATGGATGGCTTTGATCCCAGAGGAGATGTGAAAATCATCGGTGCAACGAACAGGATTGACATACTGGATCCAGCAATACTCAGACCTGGTAGATTTGACAGAATAATCGAGATACCTCTCCCAAATCCAGAGGGCAGAGAACAGATCTTCAAGATACACTCGAGAAAGATGAGACTTGCAGATGACGTGGACTTCAGCAGACTTGCAGAGATGACAGAGGGTGCAAGCGGTGCAGATATAAAGGCCATCGTGACAGAGGCAGGCATGTTCGCAATAAAACAGGAAAGAGCGAGAGTAACAATGGCCGACTTTGAGAGAGCAGTCGAAAAGGTCTTGAAGAAGGACAATAAACCAGTAAGCTTTGAAGCAAAAGGTGTAATGTTTATCTAA
- a CDS encoding multiprotein bridging factor aMBF1 — MECEICGKEIRGRTFRIVVEGTELRVCASCKEYGVEDISSSSQHGTVRVVRKERSRPSRPIVFTEELVENYNEIIKQERQKRGWSQEELAKRIQEKESLIRKIENAEITPEPEVVEKLERLFDLKLREKVQEVKVESQRKLVPTLGDVVVIKKKKKQG; from the coding sequence ATGGAGTGTGAGATCTGCGGGAAAGAGATTAGGGGCAGAACTTTCAGGATTGTCGTTGAAGGGACAGAATTAAGAGTCTGTGCTTCATGCAAAGAATACGGAGTTGAGGACATATCATCGTCATCACAGCACGGTACTGTGAGGGTTGTCAGAAAGGAAAGAAGCAGACCCTCAAGACCAATAGTGTTTACTGAGGAACTCGTTGAGAACTACAACGAAATAATAAAGCAGGAAAGGCAGAAGAGGGGCTGGAGTCAGGAAGAACTTGCCAAGAGAATTCAGGAAAAGGAATCACTTATACGGAAGATAGAGAACGCAGAAATAACTCCTGAACCGGAGGTTGTGGAGAAGCTGGAAAGGCTGTTTGACTTAAAACTCAGAGAAAAGGTTCAGGAAGTGAAGGTCGAGAGTCAGAGAAAACTCGTTCCAACACTTGGCGATGTCGTTGTCATAAAGAAAAAGAAAAAGCAGGGCTGA
- a CDS encoding MFS transporter, giving the protein MKREEILVLITGLLGIFVGLGLARFAYTVILEPMRAGLELGYTEMGTIASLNFFGYVLFSPVVGILATKYGSKKVVLGSMAIIVVSLYLTSLSRGFVDAGVYRFLTGAGSAGVNVGLVGLMAKWFDERSRGFALGVINSGSSWGIIFAGATIPYVVLSYGWNAGWVFLSVISLFVLLMLLPLKEVPSDFVPEVKVKSGDVYRHKPLIVLGISYVFFGASYIIFVTFYTSHIIKNGIGYEVAGHLWAIVGVLSIVSAITWGRISDKIGRKQAISAVYLLMGSAFLVFALASSLGFFLISTLMAGLSMLAIPPLVQAYCGDIAGKNSASAAIGFVTLFFGIGQMFGPGVAGFLADLTGDFVLPLALAGTLGIAGGIVVRKT; this is encoded by the coding sequence GTGAAAAGAGAGGAAATTCTGGTTCTCATTACAGGGCTTCTCGGAATTTTTGTTGGACTTGGACTTGCAAGATTTGCATATACTGTCATTCTTGAACCCATGAGGGCCGGACTTGAACTTGGTTACACTGAAATGGGCACAATTGCATCACTCAACTTTTTCGGGTATGTTCTTTTTTCACCAGTTGTGGGCATACTGGCAACAAAATATGGGTCCAAGAAAGTGGTTCTTGGGTCAATGGCAATTATTGTCGTGTCTCTGTATCTTACCTCACTTTCTCGGGGTTTTGTTGATGCAGGGGTTTACAGGTTTCTAACCGGGGCAGGGTCAGCTGGTGTGAATGTTGGATTGGTGGGTTTAATGGCGAAATGGTTTGACGAGCGGAGCAGGGGATTCGCTCTCGGCGTAATCAATTCTGGATCAAGCTGGGGCATCATCTTTGCAGGGGCAACCATACCCTACGTTGTCCTATCTTATGGCTGGAATGCGGGATGGGTGTTTCTCTCAGTGATATCACTTTTTGTTCTGCTGATGCTGTTACCTTTGAAAGAAGTACCTTCTGACTTTGTGCCGGAAGTGAAGGTAAAAAGTGGTGACGTTTACCGGCACAAGCCGCTCATAGTGCTTGGAATATCTTATGTTTTCTTTGGGGCATCATACATAATATTCGTGACGTTCTACACGTCCCATATCATCAAAAACGGAATAGGCTATGAGGTCGCAGGGCATCTCTGGGCCATCGTCGGAGTTCTGTCAATTGTAAGTGCCATTACCTGGGGGAGAATATCGGACAAGATTGGTAGAAAGCAGGCGATTTCTGCCGTGTATCTGCTGATGGGTTCTGCGTTTCTTGTTTTTGCACTTGCCTCCAGTTTGGGGTTTTTTCTCATTTCGACTTTGATGGCGGGTCTGTCGATGCTCGCAATACCCCCACTCGTCCAGGCTTACTGTGGAGACATTGCAGGTAAAAATTCAGCTTCTGCGGCAATAGGATTCGTAACTCTGTTTTTCGGGATTGGCCAGATGTTTGGGCCAGGTGTTGCCGGATTTCTTGCTGACTTGACAGGTGATTTTGTACTGCCCCTTGCACTTGCAGGCACGCTTGGGATCGCTGGTGGCATAGTCGTGAGGAAGACTTAG
- a CDS encoding ABC transporter substrate-binding protein, with translation MKKAYLPVLLLALLFLGCSQPETTTQQTEKIKIGVLVPETGLYSSAGVAMKNAAELAARHAGNVELIFSDCGDSPEKTKTAFEYLVSQNVDAIVGAYSSPQAMVAADAAGENRIVYIVSVASTGIIEKKVAEGNSNVFRVAYNTTYWGVLASEFLKLTKPEKYYFVGYDPLRTFNQGMLDVIREKSGEPEMVVYYRSPGVAPDDYKAAAKQLARIVGERDVVILGDPGGTAIRFLKEYRASGGKGIVYSVGGALALPATLKKLNAEYVAFQAAALDETEKTDLTEKYFKEYRERYGEDANNYAGLLTYDSVMILSQAFKQGGKEKLIETLESGSFKGAAGIYRFDQKHQALWGDKGLKGVIGEFVEGSTEVLYPPEYSTSSPVWTE, from the coding sequence GTGAAAAAAGCATATCTGCCGGTTTTGCTCCTTGCTTTACTTTTTCTTGGCTGCTCACAGCCTGAAACAACAACACAGCAGACAGAGAAGATCAAGATAGGTGTCCTGGTTCCTGAAACCGGATTGTATTCTTCCGCAGGTGTTGCCATGAAAAATGCTGCGGAGCTTGCAGCAAGGCATGCCGGAAATGTTGAGCTGATCTTTTCAGATTGTGGCGATAGTCCAGAAAAGACAAAAACCGCTTTCGAGTATCTTGTTTCGCAGAATGTTGATGCTATTGTCGGAGCTTATTCCAGCCCTCAGGCCATGGTCGCTGCTGATGCTGCCGGGGAGAACAGGATTGTTTACATTGTGAGTGTCGCCTCAACGGGAATTATAGAAAAAAAGGTTGCCGAGGGTAACAGCAATGTTTTCAGAGTTGCATACAACACAACTTACTGGGGTGTGCTTGCATCGGAGTTTCTGAAGCTGACAAAGCCGGAAAAATACTATTTTGTCGGATATGATCCCCTCAGAACATTCAACCAAGGAATGCTAGACGTCATAAGGGAAAAGAGCGGTGAACCTGAGATGGTTGTGTATTACAGATCGCCGGGCGTTGCTCCGGATGATTACAAAGCCGCTGCAAAACAGCTTGCCAGAATTGTCGGAGAGAGGGATGTGGTGATTCTGGGAGATCCGGGAGGGACGGCAATTAGATTTTTGAAGGAGTACAGGGCAAGTGGTGGAAAGGGGATCGTGTACTCCGTTGGCGGTGCCCTAGCCTTACCGGCAACACTCAAAAAGCTAAATGCAGAATATGTGGCATTTCAGGCCGCTGCTCTGGATGAGACTGAAAAAACAGATTTAACTGAAAAATACTTCAAGGAATACAGGGAAAGATATGGCGAGGATGCGAATAATTACGCCGGACTGCTAACTTATGATTCGGTTATGATTCTCTCACAGGCATTCAAACAGGGAGGGAAAGAGAAACTGATAGAAACTCTTGAGTCTGGTAGTTTTAAAGGTGCTGCTGGTATCTACAGATTTGATCAGAAGCATCAGGCGCTCTGGGGTGACAAGGGTCTCAAGGGAGTCATCGGAGAGTTCGTAGAGGGTAGCACAGAGGTGCTTTATCCGCCAGAGTACTCAACCTCCAGCCCAGTGTGGACGGAATGA
- a CDS encoding ABC transporter permease subunit — protein sequence MITILTAAIFLSFFASAILVNYCLGRILNLSLSSIFTLGAYILLYTGQQSLALPAAFLAGFTLGAVLATITQKLSVGEGTIVSLGIAIAVEEALRMTFRTSYYQTVETQYVTLLSSTIDIYEIYASLLSAVLLILLAVAFTSSYGIKLRFIEDDYELAEIYGANTKKIRLLSISITSGFICVSGAILAPTYAIFPSMGWNVLAVSVITASLATWTGNAGLRKYIITLPIALLYTSLIYVLRWYA from the coding sequence ATGATAACCATACTCACTGCTGCAATTTTTCTATCCTTTTTTGCTTCAGCAATTCTAGTCAATTACTGTCTCGGGAGGATCCTCAACCTGTCGCTTTCCTCAATTTTCACACTTGGAGCCTATATTTTGCTGTACACCGGACAGCAGTCCCTGGCATTACCTGCGGCATTTTTAGCCGGATTCACACTGGGCGCAGTTCTTGCCACCATTACTCAAAAGTTAAGCGTGGGAGAGGGGACTATCGTATCACTCGGTATCGCCATAGCTGTGGAAGAGGCTCTAAGGATGACCTTCAGAACATCGTATTATCAGACGGTCGAAACCCAGTATGTCACCCTGCTCAGCAGCACCATAGACATATATGAAATTTATGCCTCTCTTCTCTCCGCAGTACTGCTGATACTGCTCGCAGTGGCCTTCACATCATCATACGGCATCAAACTGCGCTTTATTGAGGATGACTATGAGCTGGCAGAAATCTACGGTGCAAACACTAAGAAAATAAGACTGCTTTCCATTTCAATCACGTCCGGATTCATCTGCGTTTCAGGGGCAATTCTTGCTCCGACCTACGCCATTTTTCCATCCATGGGATGGAATGTTCTGGCAGTATCGGTCATAACAGCATCCCTTGCAACATGGACTGGAAATGCAGGACTGAGAAAGTACATCATCACTCTACCAATCGCCCTGCTGTACACTTCATTAATTTACGTCCTGAGGTGGTATGCTTGA
- a CDS encoding exonuclease domain-containing protein: MREEKFVVVDVETTGLNLKKDRIISIAMIPMDGLRIQMNDVFTAYIRPENVDDLSISSAKYHGIIPKDIEDAPSFCALSHKIEGMLQERIVVGHGITIDIEFLEKEFKNCSKYVKIERFLDIAMMERVIGEIFGERPKNEDLTLEALARKYNVEMNYRHSALADALIEAHIFQIQVMRLIKYGINTFEALNSFIQRVGLDMGSFTF; this comes from the coding sequence TTGAGGGAAGAAAAATTTGTGGTCGTTGATGTCGAAACCACAGGGCTGAACCTGAAAAAAGACAGAATAATAAGCATAGCGATGATCCCAATGGACGGCCTTAGAATACAGATGAACGACGTGTTTACAGCATATATACGGCCAGAAAACGTAGATGACCTGAGCATATCTTCCGCCAAGTACCACGGGATTATCCCGAAGGACATAGAGGATGCTCCGAGTTTCTGCGCATTATCCCATAAAATTGAAGGGATGCTGCAGGAAAGAATAGTTGTCGGTCATGGAATCACAATTGATATAGAATTCCTGGAAAAAGAATTCAAAAACTGCAGTAAATACGTAAAAATAGAAAGATTTCTGGATATCGCCATGATGGAGAGAGTTATAGGCGAAATTTTTGGAGAAAGGCCGAAAAACGAAGACCTCACACTTGAAGCTCTCGCAAGAAAATACAACGTCGAAATGAATTACAGGCACAGCGCTCTTGCGGATGCACTAATCGAAGCACATATATTCCAGATTCAAGTTATGCGGCTTATAAAATATGGAATAAACACATTTGAAGCCCTGAATTCATTTATACAGAGAGTCGGGCTGGACATGGGAAGTTTCACATTTTGA